One region of Populus trichocarpa isolate Nisqually-1 chromosome 4, P.trichocarpa_v4.1, whole genome shotgun sequence genomic DNA includes:
- the LOC18097335 gene encoding calcium permeable stress-gated cation channel 1 isoform X1, whose product MATLEDIGVSAAINLLSALIFLFLFAILRLQPFNDRVYFPKWYLKGLRNSPSRSRALVSRFVNLDCRSYIQFLNWMPQALKMPEPELIDHAGLDSAVYLRIYLMGLKIFVPITILAWVVLVPVNYTNNALEAEKMAANVTASDIDKLSISNVPLKSQRFWAHIVMAYAFTFWTCYVLLKEYEKVASMRLQFLSSERRRPDQFTVLVRNVPPDPDESVSELVEHFFLVNHPDHYLTQQVVCNANNLASLVKKNEGMQNWLDYYRFKYSRNRSQRPQTKTGFLGLWGAKVDAIDYYISEIEKLSKEITEEREKVLNDPNCIMPAAFVSFKTRWGAAVCAQTQQSRNPTLWLTEWAPEPRDVYWPNLAIPYVSLSVRRLIIGVSFFFLAFFFMIPIAFVQSLASIEGIEKSLPFLKPVIEVEFIKSVVQGFLPGIALKLFLILLPTLLMMMSKFEGLTSLSSLERRSAMRYYIFIIINVFLGSILTGAAFEQLDSFIKQSASEIPKTIGVAIPMKATFFITYIMVDGWAGIAGEVLMLKPLIIYHLKNFFLVKTEKDRKEAMDAGSLGFNTGEPRIQLYFLLGLVYAPVTPILLPFIVMFFGFAYVVYRHQIINVYNQEYESGAAFWPAVHGRVITALVIAQLLMMGLLSTKQASSTTPFLIALPVLTIWFHVFCNGRYKSAFVKYPLQEAMMKDSLERASSPNFNFRSYLEKAYVHPVFKGDGNDDDYEQYLSENQEADAENVLVPTRRHSRRNSPAVSRAASPALSEEVQSVEHRV is encoded by the exons ATGGCAACGCTCGAAGATATAGGGGTTTCAGCAGCTATAAATCTACTAAGTgcattaattttcctttttctatttgcAATTTTGAGGCTGCAACCTTTCAATGATAGGGTTTACTTTCCGAAATGGTATCTCAAGGGCTTAAGAAACAGTCCCTCGCGGTCAAGGGCATTGGTTAGTAGGTTTGTGAATTTAGACTGTAGATCATACATTCAGTTCTTAAATTGGATGCCTCAAGCACTGAAAATGCCAGAGCCTGAACTTATTGATCACGCAGGATTGGATTCTGCGGTTTACTTGCGCATTTACTTGATGGG ACTTAAGATTTTTGTCCCTATAACTATCCTTGCTTGGGTTGTCCTGGTACCAGTTAATTACACTAATAATGCTTTAGAGGCAGAGAAGATGGCGGCCAATGTGACTGCTAGTGACATCGACAAACTTTCGATTTCAAATGTTCCACTTAAATCACAAAG ATTCTGGGCTCATATAGTGATGGCTTATGCCTTTACTTTCTGGACTTGCTATGTACTACTGAAGGAGTACGAGAAAGTTGCATCAATGAGGTTGCAATTTCTTTCCTCAGAAAGACGTCGTCCAGATCAATTCACA GTCCTAGTTAGGAATGTACCTCCAGATCCAGATGAATCTGTTAGTGAGCTTGTGGAGCACTTTTTTCTGGTGAATCATCCAGATCATTATCTCACTCAACAG GTGGTGTGCAATGCTAACAATCTAGCCAGCTTGGTGAAGAAGAATGAAGGCATGCAGAACTGGCTTGACTACTACCGCTTCAAGTATTCTAGAAATCGATCACAGAGGCCTCAGACGAAG ACTGGCTTTCTTGGTCTCTGGGGGGCAAAAGTAGATGCAATTGATTATTACATATCAGAGATTGAGAAACTGTCGAAAGAA ATAACAGAAGAAAGGGAAAAGGTTTTAAATGATCCGAATTGTATCATGCCTGCCGCATTCGTTTCGTTCAAGACTCGATGGGGTGCAGCAGTTTGTGCACAAACTCAACAATCAAGAAATCCAACTTTGTGGTTAACAGAGTGGGCTCCCGAGCCGCGCGATGTATATTGGCCAAACCTAGCCATTCCATATGTGTCGCTCTCAGTTAGAAGGCTGATAATTGGAGTTTCGTTCTTTTTTCTTGCCTTCTTTTTCATGATCCCTATTGCATTTGTTCAATCTCTAGCAAGTATTGAGGGAATTGAGAAAAGCCTTCCCTTTTTGAAGCCTGTTATTGAAGT AGAATTTATCAAATCAGTTGTCCAAGGATTTCTACCTGGGATTGCGCTAAAGCTCTTTCTTATCTTACTGCCGACGCTATTGATGATGATGTCTAAATTTGAAGGCTTGACATCTCTATCATCTTTGGAAAGGAGATCAGCAATGAGATATTacattttcatcattatcaaTGTGTTCCTCGGAAGCATACTCACCGGGGCTGCATTCGAACAGCTAGATTCTTTTATCAAGCAGTCTGCCAGCGA AATTCCTAAAACAATTGGTGTAGCTATTCCGATGAAGGCAACTTTCTTCATAACCTATATAATGGTTGATGGATGGGCTGGAATAGCTGGAGAAGTTCTAATGTTGAAACCATTGATAATTTACCACTTGAAGAATTTCTTTTTGGTGAAGACTGAAAAAGATAGGAAAGAAGCGATGGATGCAGGCAGTCTTGGCTTCAACACCGGCGAACCCCGTATACAGCTATACTTTCTGCTGGGGCTTGTATACGCACCAGTCACACCTATTCTCCTTCCATTCATAGTTATGTTCTTCGGCTTCGCTTATGTGGTGTACCGTCATCAG ATCATAAATGTTTACAACCAAGAGTATGAAAGTGGCGCCGCATTCTGGCCTGCTGTCCATGGTCGTGTTATTACTGCATTAGTAATCGCACAGCTGCTTATGATGGGACTGTTGAGCACAAAGCAAGCATCCAGCACAACACCATTTCTCATTGCTCTTCCTGTCCTCACTATATGGTTCCATGTCTTCTGCAACGGCCGCTATAAATCTGCGTTTGTCAAATATCCATTACAG GAAGCAATGATGAAAGATAGCCTGGAACGAGCAAGTTCTCCAAACTTCAATTTCAGATCCTACCTCGAGAAAGCATATGTGCATCCAGTTTTCAAAGGAGATGGCAACGATGATGATTATGAACAGTATCTGAGTGAAAACCAGGAAGCTGATGCTGAGAATGTGTTAGTGCCTACAAGACGCCACTCTCGAAGAAATTCACCAGCAGTAAGCCGAGCAGCTTCACCTGCTTTATCCGAGGAAGTTCAAAGCGTAGAGCATCGAGTGTGA
- the LOC18097335 gene encoding calcium permeable stress-gated cation channel 1 isoform X2, with product MVSQGLKKQSLAVKGIGLDSAVYLRIYLMGLKIFVPITILAWVVLVPVNYTNNALEAEKMAANVTASDIDKLSISNVPLKSQRFWAHIVMAYAFTFWTCYVLLKEYEKVASMRLQFLSSERRRPDQFTVLVRNVPPDPDESVSELVEHFFLVNHPDHYLTQQVVCNANNLASLVKKNEGMQNWLDYYRFKYSRNRSQRPQTKTGFLGLWGAKVDAIDYYISEIEKLSKEITEEREKVLNDPNCIMPAAFVSFKTRWGAAVCAQTQQSRNPTLWLTEWAPEPRDVYWPNLAIPYVSLSVRRLIIGVSFFFLAFFFMIPIAFVQSLASIEGIEKSLPFLKPVIEVEFIKSVVQGFLPGIALKLFLILLPTLLMMMSKFEGLTSLSSLERRSAMRYYIFIIINVFLGSILTGAAFEQLDSFIKQSASEIPKTIGVAIPMKATFFITYIMVDGWAGIAGEVLMLKPLIIYHLKNFFLVKTEKDRKEAMDAGSLGFNTGEPRIQLYFLLGLVYAPVTPILLPFIVMFFGFAYVVYRHQIINVYNQEYESGAAFWPAVHGRVITALVIAQLLMMGLLSTKQASSTTPFLIALPVLTIWFHVFCNGRYKSAFVKYPLQEAMMKDSLERASSPNFNFRSYLEKAYVHPVFKGDGNDDDYEQYLSENQEADAENVLVPTRRHSRRNSPAVSRAASPALSEEVQSVEHRV from the exons ATGGTATCTCAAGGGCTTAAGAAACAGTCCCTCGCGGTCAAGGGCATTG GATTGGATTCTGCGGTTTACTTGCGCATTTACTTGATGGG ACTTAAGATTTTTGTCCCTATAACTATCCTTGCTTGGGTTGTCCTGGTACCAGTTAATTACACTAATAATGCTTTAGAGGCAGAGAAGATGGCGGCCAATGTGACTGCTAGTGACATCGACAAACTTTCGATTTCAAATGTTCCACTTAAATCACAAAG ATTCTGGGCTCATATAGTGATGGCTTATGCCTTTACTTTCTGGACTTGCTATGTACTACTGAAGGAGTACGAGAAAGTTGCATCAATGAGGTTGCAATTTCTTTCCTCAGAAAGACGTCGTCCAGATCAATTCACA GTCCTAGTTAGGAATGTACCTCCAGATCCAGATGAATCTGTTAGTGAGCTTGTGGAGCACTTTTTTCTGGTGAATCATCCAGATCATTATCTCACTCAACAG GTGGTGTGCAATGCTAACAATCTAGCCAGCTTGGTGAAGAAGAATGAAGGCATGCAGAACTGGCTTGACTACTACCGCTTCAAGTATTCTAGAAATCGATCACAGAGGCCTCAGACGAAG ACTGGCTTTCTTGGTCTCTGGGGGGCAAAAGTAGATGCAATTGATTATTACATATCAGAGATTGAGAAACTGTCGAAAGAA ATAACAGAAGAAAGGGAAAAGGTTTTAAATGATCCGAATTGTATCATGCCTGCCGCATTCGTTTCGTTCAAGACTCGATGGGGTGCAGCAGTTTGTGCACAAACTCAACAATCAAGAAATCCAACTTTGTGGTTAACAGAGTGGGCTCCCGAGCCGCGCGATGTATATTGGCCAAACCTAGCCATTCCATATGTGTCGCTCTCAGTTAGAAGGCTGATAATTGGAGTTTCGTTCTTTTTTCTTGCCTTCTTTTTCATGATCCCTATTGCATTTGTTCAATCTCTAGCAAGTATTGAGGGAATTGAGAAAAGCCTTCCCTTTTTGAAGCCTGTTATTGAAGT AGAATTTATCAAATCAGTTGTCCAAGGATTTCTACCTGGGATTGCGCTAAAGCTCTTTCTTATCTTACTGCCGACGCTATTGATGATGATGTCTAAATTTGAAGGCTTGACATCTCTATCATCTTTGGAAAGGAGATCAGCAATGAGATATTacattttcatcattatcaaTGTGTTCCTCGGAAGCATACTCACCGGGGCTGCATTCGAACAGCTAGATTCTTTTATCAAGCAGTCTGCCAGCGA AATTCCTAAAACAATTGGTGTAGCTATTCCGATGAAGGCAACTTTCTTCATAACCTATATAATGGTTGATGGATGGGCTGGAATAGCTGGAGAAGTTCTAATGTTGAAACCATTGATAATTTACCACTTGAAGAATTTCTTTTTGGTGAAGACTGAAAAAGATAGGAAAGAAGCGATGGATGCAGGCAGTCTTGGCTTCAACACCGGCGAACCCCGTATACAGCTATACTTTCTGCTGGGGCTTGTATACGCACCAGTCACACCTATTCTCCTTCCATTCATAGTTATGTTCTTCGGCTTCGCTTATGTGGTGTACCGTCATCAG ATCATAAATGTTTACAACCAAGAGTATGAAAGTGGCGCCGCATTCTGGCCTGCTGTCCATGGTCGTGTTATTACTGCATTAGTAATCGCACAGCTGCTTATGATGGGACTGTTGAGCACAAAGCAAGCATCCAGCACAACACCATTTCTCATTGCTCTTCCTGTCCTCACTATATGGTTCCATGTCTTCTGCAACGGCCGCTATAAATCTGCGTTTGTCAAATATCCATTACAG GAAGCAATGATGAAAGATAGCCTGGAACGAGCAAGTTCTCCAAACTTCAATTTCAGATCCTACCTCGAGAAAGCATATGTGCATCCAGTTTTCAAAGGAGATGGCAACGATGATGATTATGAACAGTATCTGAGTGAAAACCAGGAAGCTGATGCTGAGAATGTGTTAGTGCCTACAAGACGCCACTCTCGAAGAAATTCACCAGCAGTAAGCCGAGCAGCTTCACCTGCTTTATCCGAGGAAGTTCAAAGCGTAGAGCATCGAGTGTGA
- the LOC18097336 gene encoding lysine-specific demethylase JMJ26, whose translation MAAMIAKSRINRGGGNKIRRFQGAGLKFSCRETRERVEKTLENRFNEVVASKARRKTSCKKVEVIQLSSDSDDDDDDWSPRRRKKALNRKLILAPESDLSESDHQCSPSERRKTLSEQIKAPPEIELSKTDDEQFLGARRKASYEKIKAASEIESLKNDDQWCSGTRRKASSKKIKAPSETELLKSDDQQCMGTRRKASSKKIMLAPDVGFSESDGKLPPMRFETSSKKIKSVSEIELLKSDDEWSPRVRRKSSSKKVKPVTVSEFLQSNVVPKGQQSGLNKRSRSSSVGVDFEGDSEEDLLEAICVVKMRERKRTRNSGRDINERSLKEAREKNIGSVNSSSSSSSASASSSSSVSKRDGYCNGVSAVRNVKVKGQDIKRCHQCMKKERIVVVLCKKCNRVYCIQCIKQWYPEMTEGHFAKRCPFCRKKCNCNVCLHSSGLIKTSKRDITNSEKVQHLHYLIKLLLPFLEQICDEQTEEMQIEAGIRGSPFDIAENFCYSDERVYCNHCTTSIIDFHRSCPNCSYELCLSCCREIRKGSLSRRAEKKFWYVDRGSGYMHGGDPLPCHSQNPYDHIEPLVLSWNANEDGSISCPPNEMGGCGDCALELKHILPPRQVAELKRKAAELLEICGTEQASLMCKCNETGKGLLRRAAFREGSEDNYLYCPASKDILEDEKLFHFQKHWAKGEPVIVRDVLEETTHLSWEPMVMWRALCENVDSDISSKMSEVKAIDCLACCEVEINTRQFFKGYMEGRTYHNFWPEMLKLKDWPPSDKFENILPRHCDEFIRALPFQEYSGPNAGILNVAAKFPEEKLKPDLGPKTYIAYGTREELGRGDSVTKLHCDMSDAVNILTQTADVLLSEAQRSAIEQLKMKHREQDEKEHLEKDKVDNPHIELDQGNDSLKEENDVSEIRGPQPHPSEINEKLKNSEDVLRGAALSGLPSEGETADTAGGGALWDIFRREDVPKLEEYLRKHFKEFRHTFCAPVEQVDHPIHDQCFYLNLEHKRKLKEEFGVEAWTFEQRVGEAVFIPAGCPHQVRNLQSCTKVAVDFVSPENIKECLRLTEEFRQLPMNHRAREDKLEIKKMIIYAIDKAIIDLQELIESRR comes from the exons ATGGCTGCTATGATTGCTAAGTCTCGGATTAATAGGGGTGGTGGTAATAAAATTAGGAGATTTCAAGGAGCTGGTTTGAAGTTTTCATGCCGTGAAACAAGGGAAAGAGTTGAGAAAACCCTGGAAAATAGATTCAATGAGGTGGTAGCATCGAAGGCGAGAAGGAAGACTTCATGTAAGAAAGTGGAGGTAATTCAATTGTCATCAgacagtgatgatgatgatgatgactgGTCGCCCCGAAGGAGAAAGAAGGCTTTGAATAGGAAACTGATATTAGCCCCAGAAAGTGATCTTTCAGAGAGTGATCACCAGTGCTCGCCTTCGGAAAGAAGGAAAACTTTGTCTGAGCAGATTAAGGCACCCCCAGAAATTGAATTGTCAAAAACTGATGATGAGCAGTTTCTGGGAGCAAGAAGGAAAGCTTCATATGAGAAAATTAAGGCAGCCTCTGAAATTGAATCGTTGAAAAATGATGATCAGTGGTGTTCAGGAACAAGAAGGAAAGCTTCATCTAAGAAAATTAAGGCACCCTCAGAAACTGAATTGTTGAAAAGTGATGATCAACAGTGCATGGGAACAAGAAGGAAAGCTTCATCCAAGAAAATTATGTTAGCTCCAGATGTTGGATTTTCGGAGAGTGATGGTAAGTTGCCTccaatgagatttgaaacctcATCTAAGAAAATTAAGTCAGTTTCAGAAATTGAGTTGTTGAAGAGTGATGATGAGTGGTCACCGCGAGTGAGGAGAAAATCTTCATCTAAAAAAGTGAAGCCAGTTACGGTATCTGAGTTTTTGCAGAGTAATGTGGTCCCGAAGGGGCAGCAGAGCGGTTTAAACAAGCGTAGTAGAAGTAGTTCTGTAGGTGTAGATTTTGAGGGTGATTCAGAAGAGGATCTGTTAGAAGCAATTTGTGTTGTAAAAATGAGAGAGCGAAAACGAACTAGGAATTCAGGGAGGGATATAAATGAGAGAAGTCTGAAGGAGgccagagaaaaaaatataggttCTGTGAATTcttcctcatcttcttcttcagcatCAGCTTCTTCTAGCTCATCAGTTTCAAAACGTGATGGTTATTGCAATGGTGTGTCTGCAGTGAGAAATGTGAAG GTCAAAGGACAAGATATCAAAAGATGTCACCAGtgcatgaaaaaagaaagaatagttGTTGTCCTTTGTAAGAAATGTAATAGAGTGTACTGCATACAGTGCATCAAGCAATG GTATCCTGAGATGACAGAAGGGCACTTTGCAAAACGATGCCCATTTTGTCGTAAAAAATGCAATTGTAATGTGTGTTTGCACTCAAGCGGGTTGATTAAG ACATCAAAAAGGGATATCACCAACAGTGAAAAGGTTCAGCATCTGCATTATTTGATCAAGTTGCTGCTTCCTTTTCTGGAACAAATCTGTGATGAACAAACTGAAGAAATGCAGATTGAGGCTGGCATTCGAG GTTCCCCTTTTGATATAGCTGAGAACTTTTGCTACAGTGATGAGCGTGTATATTG CAATCACTGCACCACTTCTATCATCGACTTTCATCGCAGCTGTCCAAATTGTTCTTATGAACTGTGCCTTAGTTGTTGTCGAGAAATTCGTAAGGGAAGCCTTTCAAGACGTGCTGAAAAGAAGTTTTGGTATGTGGATAGAGGCTCTGGTTATATGCATGGTGGAGATCCATTACCTTGTCATTCCCAAAATCCTTATGACCACATTGAGCCTCTAGTTCTATCATGGAATGCCAATGAAGATGGTAGCATTTCTTGCCCTCCAAATGAAATGGGTGGTTGTGGTGATTGTGCATTGGAGCTAAAGCATATCCTTCCGCCAAGACAGGTTGCGGAGTTGAAAAGGAAGGCAGCAGAATTATTGGAAATTTGTGGCACTGAACAGGCAAGTTTGATGTGCAAGTGCAATGAAACAGGGAAAGGACTGTTAAGAAGAGCAGCGTTTAGGGAAGGATCTGAGGACAATTACTTGTATTGTCCTGCCTCAAAGGATATTCTTGAGGATGAAAAACTTTTTCACTTCCAAAAGCACTGGGCTAAAGGTGAGCCAGTTATAGTTCGTGATGTTCTTGAGGAGACAACTCATTTGAGCTGGGAGCCGATGGTCATGTGGCGTGCACTATGTGAAAATGTGGATTCAGATATTAGTTCAAAGATGTCTGAAGTGAAGGCTATTGATTGTTTGGCATGTTGCGAG GTGGAGATTAATACCCGACAGTTTTTTAAAGGCTATATGGAAGGGAGAACATATCATAACTTTTGGCCTGAGATGCTTAAGCTGAAGGACTGGCCTCCATcagataaatttgaaaacattttgcCACGCCATTGTGATGAGTTTATCAGAGCACTGCCATTTCAAGAATACAGTGGTCCAAATGCTGGAATCCTGAATGTTGCTGCGAAGTTTCCTGAAGAAAAGCTGAAACCAGACTTGGGTCCAAAAACTTATATTGCATATGGTACAAGAGAAGAGCTTGGAAGAGGGGACTCGGTGACCAAGCTTCACTGTGATATGTCAGATGCG GTGAATATTTTGACACAAACTGCTGATGTACTATTAAGTGAAGCACAACGCTCTGCCATTGAGCAGTTGAAAATGAAGCACAGGGAACAGGATGAGAAGGAACATTTAGAAAAAGACAAGGTAGACAATCCTCACATTGAACTTGATCAGGGAAATGATAGTTTGAAAGAAGAGAATGATGTCTCAGAAATTAGAGGGCCACAGCCGCACCCCtctgaaattaatgaaaaactaaAGAACTCTGAAGATGTGTTAAGAGGAGCTGCACTTTCTGGTTTACCCTCAGAAGGGGAGACAGCGGACACAGCAGGTGGTGGCGCTTTGTGGGACATTTTCAGGAGGGAGGATGTTCCCAAGTTAGAGGAATATCTTAGAAAGCACTTCAAAGAATTCAGGCACACTTTCTGTGCCCCCGTAGAACAG GTCGATCATCCAATTCATGACCAATGTTTCTATTTAAATTTGGAGCATAAAAGGAAATTGAAGGAGGAATTCG GAGTTGAAGCCTGGACATTTGAACAAAGAGTTGGAGAGGCTGTATTTATACCCGCTGGATGCCCACACCAAGTTAGGAATCTTCAG